The following proteins are encoded in a genomic region of Sesamum indicum cultivar Zhongzhi No. 13 linkage group LG8, S_indicum_v1.0, whole genome shotgun sequence:
- the LOC105169448 gene encoding terpene synthase 10-like, with protein sequence MNMGANRVLIPSTLERILGRKEYSKRYCSAISCATSLLILRPRCCSFQLQHHVPTPRRSGNYGPPLWDFNYIQSLNTHYAEEGYLRRVSELKVEVKKMLVQEKEVVSRVEELELIDELQRLGISYHFDDEINQILGCLYDEKYGGKNSEGKEWDLYTTALEFRLLRQHGFIVPQEIFDCFRNEKGDFDPSLAHDTKGLFQLYEASFLSKPNEKTLDLAREFATNFLQKNPNAKVDESLSILVRHALELPIHWRVQRPNARWFIEAYERRSNVNPLVLELAKLDFNIVQATHQEELKHVYGWWKQTGIAENLPFARDRMVECYFWTTGVFSHPQYSYPRIMTSKLNALVTVIDDIFDIYATHQEMQLFYNAIQRWDVEAIDQLPNYMQICYLALYNFINEMAYDVLKQQGLVIIPHLRKSWADLCRTYLQEAEWYLRGYTPTLEEYMNNAWISISAPVVLSHAYFLVANPIEKEVIPSLYKYHDLVRYSATVLRLADDIATSPDEVKRGDVQKSIQCYMNESGGSGEEAVEYIRFVIGETWKNMNQEAFAGDDSPFPQDFVRIAADLGRMAQYMYQYGDGHGVQNCDIKTRISSSLFHPIL encoded by the exons ATGAATATGGGTGCCAACAGGGTCTTGATTCCTAGTACTCTTGAACGTATCTTGGGAAGGAAAGAGTACTCAAAACGATATTGCTCCGCCATATCTTGTGCTACTAGTCTCCTCATTTTAAGGCCTCGCTGTTGCTCCTTTCAACTGCAACACCATGTTCCAACTCCACGGCGCTCGGGAAACTACGGACCTCCCCTCTGGGatttcaattatattcaatCCTTGAACACCCATTACGCG GAAGAGGGATACTTGAGAAGGGTTTCTGAGCTGAAAGTGGAAGTGAAGAAGATGTTGGTGCAGGAGAAAGAAGTAGTGTCGAGGGTTGAAGAATTGGAGCTGATTGATGAGTTGCAGAGGCTTGGAATATCTTATCATTTTGATGATGAGATCAATCAAATCTTGGGTTGTTTGTATGATGAGAAATATGGAGGGAAGAATTCTGAGGGCAAGGAATGGGATTTGTACACTACAGCTCTTGAATTCAGACTCCTCAGACAACATGGTTTTATCGTCCCTCAAG AGATATTTGACTGTTTCAGAAATGAGAAAGGagattttgatccaagtcttGCCCACGACACCAAAGGATTGTTTCAACTATATGAAGCCTCTTTCTTGTCGAAACCAAATGAAAAGACATTGGACTTGGCAAGAGAATTTGCCACCAATTTTCTGCAGAAAAATCCTAATGCAAAGGTTGATGAGAGTCTGTCGATATTGGTACGCCATGCTTTAGAGCTCCCGATACATTGGAGGGTGCAAAGGCCAAACGCAAGATGGTTCATTGAGGCATATGAAAGACGATCAAATGTGAATCCACTTGTGCTTGAACTCGCAAAATTGGACTTCAACATTGTTCAAGCAACGCATCAAGAAGAACTCAAACACGTCTATGGATGGTGGAAGCAAACAGGGATAGCTGAAAATCTGCCATTTGCAAGGGATAGGATGGTGGAGTGTTACTTCTGGACCACTGGAGTCTTCTCCCATCCCCAATATAGTTATCCAAGAATCATGACCTCAAAGTTGAATGCTTTGGTAACAGTAATTGATGATATATTTGATATCTATGCTACCCACCAAGAAATGCAACTCTTTTACAATGCTATTCAAAG GTGGGATGTTGAAGCTATTGATCAACTCCCAAACTATATGCAAATCTGTTATCTGGCGCTCTACAACTTCATCAATGAGATGGCATATGATGTTCTGAAACAACAAGGACTTGTCATCATTCCACATTTAAGAAAATCA TGGGCAGATTTATGCAGAACGTATTTACAAGAGGCGGAATGGTACTTGAGAGGGTACACACCAACACTGGAAGAATATATGAATAACGCATGGATTTCGATATCAGCTCCTGTGGTATTATCCCatgcatattttcttgtagcaaATCCAATAGAGAAGGAGGTTATTCCGTCCTTGTATAAGTATCACGACCTAGTTCGATATTCAGCAACCGTTCTGCGGCTTGCAGATGATATAGCAACATCACCG GATGAGGTGAAGAGAGGGGATGTACAGAAATCGATTCAGTGCTACATGAATGAAAGTGGTGGCAGTGGAGAGGAGGCAGTAGAGTACATAAGATTTGTGATAGGTGAGACATGGAAGAACATGAACCAAGAAGCATTTGCAGGTGATGATTCTCCATTCCCACAAGATTTTGTTAGAATTGCAGCTGATCTTGGGAGGATGGCGCAATATATGTACCAATATGGAGATGGTCATGGAGTTCAGAATTGTGATATTAAGACCCGTATTTCAAGTTCGCTATTTCACCCAATTCTCTAG
- the LOC105169449 gene encoding (-)-alpha-terpineol synthase-like has product MSLALTSPPPTSSTCDFNYFQSLSSEYTDERYLRRASELKVEVKKMLVQEKEVASSVEELLELIDELQRLGISYHFEDEINQILGCLYKQKYAGGKNNSEGKERDLYSTALAFRLLRQHGFTVSQEVFDCFKNDKGEFDLSLAHDTKGLLQLYEASFLSTPGEKTLDLGREFATNFLQKNPNQKIDENLSLLVRHALEFPTHWRAQRPNARWFIDAYERRSDVNSVVLELAKLDFNIVQATHQEELKHLSRWWKQTCIAEKLPFARDRLVEAYTWSSGYLPRPEQAYARMMSTKLNALTTVLDDIYDIYGTLEELQLFTDAVQRWDTEAIERLPEYMQIFYLAAYNLVNEMSYDVLTKHGILAIQHMKKQWADVCALFLQEANYYSKGYTPTLEEYINNACISITIPLMLCHAYFLDTNQIDMEAVQALSTYHDIVRYSGTIARLSDDLATSADEMERGDTPKSVECYMNESGASREEAREYIKFVIDETWKKMNAQVVAVDNSPFSKDFVSMAADLGRIGQYMYQHGDGHGVQGSHIKDRTSSLLFQPIL; this is encoded by the exons ATGTCACTGGCCTTGACCAGCCCTCCTCCCACGTCCAGCACATgtgatttcaattattttcaatcCTTGAGCAGCGAATACACA gaCGAAAGGTACCTGAGAAGGGCTTCTGAGCTGAAGGTGGAAGTGAAGAAGATGTTGGTGCAGGAGAAAGAAGTAGCGTCGAGTGTTGAAGAATTATTGGAGCTGATTGATGAGTTGCAGAGGCTTGGAATATCTTATCATTTTGAGGATGAGATCAATCAAATTCTGGGTTGTTTGTATAAGCAGAAATATGCAGGGGGGAAGAATAACTCTGAGGGAAAGGAAAGGGATTTGTACTCTACAGCTCTTGCATTCAGACTCCTCAGACAACATGGTTTTACCGTCTCTCAAG AAGTATTTGATTGTTTCAAGAATGACAAGGGGGAGTTTGATCTAAGTCTTGCCCACGACACCAAGGGATTGTTACAACTATATGAAGCTTCTTTCTTGTCGACACCCGGTGAAAAGACCTTGGATCTGGGTAGAGAATTTGCCACCAATTTTCTGCAGAAAAATCCTAATCAAAAGATTGATGAGAACCTGTCGTTATTGGTCCGCCATGCTTTAGAGTTCCCAACACATTGGAGGGCTCAAAGGCCAAACGCAAGATGGTTCATCGATGCATACGAAAGAAGATCAGATGTAAATTCAGTTGTGCTTGAACTCGCAAAATTGGACTTCAATATCGTTCAAGCAACGCATCAAGAAGAACTCAAACACCTCTCAAG ATGGTGGAAGCAGACATGCATAGCTGAGAAGCTACCATTTGCAAGGGATAGGCTGGTGGAAGCTTACACCTGGAGCAGTGGATACCTCCCCCGGCCTGAACAGGCATATGCAAGAATGATGTCCACAAAGCTCAATGCTTTAACAACAGTTCTTGATGATATATATGATATCTATGGTACTCTAGAAGAACTCCAACTCTTTACTGATGCTGTTCAAAG ATGGGATACTGAGGCTATCGAGAGACTCCCGGAGTATATGCAAATATTCTATCTTGCAGCCTACAACCTTGTTAATGAGATGTCGTACGATGTTCTCACGAAACATGGAATTCTCGCCATTCAACATATGAAGAAACAA TGGGCAGATGTATGCGCACTATTTTTGCAAGAGGCAAATTACTACTCCAAAGGGTATACACCAACACTGGAAGAATACATCAATAATGCATGCATTTCAATAACAATTCCTCTCATGCTATGCCATGCATATTTTCTTGACACAAACCAAATAGACATGGAGGCTGTTCAAGCCTTATCCACGTACCACGACATCGTTCGATATTCAGGAACAATTGCACGGCTTTCAGATGATCTAGCAACATCAGCG GATGAGATGGAACGTGGGGACACCCCAAAATCAGTCGAGTGTTACATGAACGAAAGCGGTGCTAGTAGAGAGGAGGCCAGAGAGTATATAAAGTTTGTGATAGATGAGACATGGAAGAAAATGAATGCACAAGTAGTTGCAGTTGACAATTCTCCATTCTCAAAGGATTTTGTGAGCATGGCAGCTGATCTTGGGAGAATTGGGCAATATATGTACCAGCATGGAGATGGTCATGGAGTTCAGGGTTCTCATATCAAGGACCGTACTTCCAGTTTGCTATTTCAACCTATTCTGTAG